TTGTTAGTTGGCGTACAATCGGACAATAACTATGCAttgaaatgttcaatgttatataaaaatatcaaaatcgCATGATAACAAATCCCCTAGCCCATATACTCTCAAAACATAATTCGGATATGATTTCTGAATCGGTTTTGTAACGCAACTTTGTcgtaaatttgttttcttttatattttaagCAATAATGTAAAAAGTATTGTGTTTGGCAACGAAGGCTGAAGAACAATATCAATTGAATTCATCAAATCTAGTGTACTCTATTCCAATATTTTACGCTTTCTTGATGCCTCTGATGTTTCCATTTGAATAAGTCGGGATTTGCcgttatttaactttttctgaaAAAAGCTTTTAATCAATTCATCAGTTACCCGAATAAAGCTATTTCCGCCTACGATTTTGAACAAACATATCACATGTTCAAATTCTTTGAAACATATCTTAGATCTTCCAATTCCTGCCCCTGTCCAGCTGCACAAGGTAAGAAAAGCCCTGTCGAAAACCAAATCCAACATAATACATAGTCTACGATCAATATCATTTACCAGCTTAAGCAAGTGTAGAAATTTGGTTACAATTTCCGCCATGTATATGCTATTGTTTCTTAACTTATCGTCGAACTCTTTAAAAGCTTCTTCATTCTCTATTCTCGAAAACTCTAAACTTCTTTGCACAGTGTCCGATCCACCACAAACTACATTAAATATGAGACGAACTTCTGCTGCTACGTTGGTAACTAATTTAGTTAAAGCATAGAGGTTGGCCTCAACATCGTCTAGCGTGGTAATTCTGTCACCGATCGATGAAAGCGATCGCAATGGTGATTGACATCCTTCGGTCTCATTTTGTTCTTCCATTTCAGatgttgttgctattgttgcAGATTGCACGGTGTTTTGGAGCTCATGTTTCTTTTCAGATGAGGTAATGTGTTTGTCTACCAATACTGATGACGGTCCCGGGCTTCGACAGTAGTGGTGGTCTAATGGCGCAggtaaagttaaatttttggCTGATGCagagaaaaacgaaaagtgcaaaaaagattGATAGCGAAAGGTGTTTTGCAATTTACAGGTTTTACAATACATGACAAAAATAACGAATTGGGTTTTAAACTTCGACACTTCGACAATAGTATGCCCGTTAATTCAATGAAGATTTTTTATAGTATTTCAAGAACCGCAATGCATGTTCCAAATTCAACCAAATATCCACTGATCAGGTCAGTATTAGTTAAGCCCGTATTAATATGTTATTTAATTGCATATATTATGTTATCAGgtcttttaattttaaattcgaCCGGTTATGTTTTGGGAGTTGCTTAAAATCTTAATGAAAAGAAAGTAGCGTTGTAATCCGAGCTATGCAACACGTGATTAAATTACAATTCACCTGGATTTTTTATCGGGTTTTAACCAACTTCACTTTTACcaggttaaaaaaaatattattttcaatagaaatccttttcaaaataaaaaatagtaacATAATTAGTAAAATTGTAACATAATCGTGCATTAAAAACTTttctgaaataaaataaacactacCGTTTTCAACGGTTTTGAGTTACATATTGCCTTCGTGTATTGTTTACcaattttttagaattaatattgttttgatCGTACTCTCACACGACATAACCGgtgcaaaccaacaaaataaaaaccggaTCATGCCACCGCATACAGGACAAATTATTCAGCTACTAGTAATTAAACGGAAGGTCAGTTATGGTCCTTTTTACAAGTGTGATTCAATGCACATTATTTTAGAAGTGATTTCAAGTTCATTTCAATTCTTCTGCTGAATTATGTGCATAGAAGAAATTTACCAAAAGTAATGAGCCTCATTTGTTATTACAAGCTTTGCAGCGCGTTTCATGGCTAGAGGCAGTTTGTGGTGGCGATGTGAGGCGGGGCGGACGTCGGCATCGGCTCTGAATTCTTAGTGAGGAACTTTCCGCGAGCCTCTGTTTTGAGTTTTCGATACGgcgcaatggaggcgcccagtcaCAACGCGTTTCTCGTGATCGACTATCTGGCCCGTTTTCGACGGCGTTCCATTGCCTGCCTACACCTGGCCCGCCTTGAGCCTTGTCTCCTTTTTCCTTCAACAAGAAAAAGGATGAATTATAAACGATCAAACGTTCAATGTGAGTTGATTATCTTCAAACAGATGATTTTTAtgggtgttgttgtttcataATCATAGAGGGCTTGAACGTCAGAAATCCGTATGGATAGCGAACTAGTGGTTgatgtttggattttttccATCATCGAATCGTTGACAAGACgctggtccaaaatcccattcggacaaTTCTCCAtatgcaggactgactatctagctacgagtcaataaaatcaaagaaagacAGAAATGACAGACAcagacctcttgagattgtgtgactgataaagaagaagatccTTTACACTAGAAGATAATACGGCTCTAGTTGCCCCGATATAGCAATATAGCGATGTTTATCTGCTTGTTTATCTTCTTTACAACATCTTCAAGAGgttctaggcctgccatttctggcttactttgactttgtttacccgtagctggatagtacgggggattggtgcggctgggattttggtccggttcgtTCGAGTGAAAACctgcgccgctaccatcatgccacccgACCGCCCCAAATAATCCGTAATATAACGATGTTAAAGACTACCTATTCGTGCCGGGTGTACAAGAGAACATAATCTGAGATTAGAAAGGCTCAATATCAGCTGACACGTAGCTCCTATGCTTCGGATCTGACAGGTGACCCATCAAGCTAAAATTTATTCAGTCTTCTGGAGGAGGGGACGATCCCTCCCAGTTTGGATACAGTGCGCTCAACTATCTCTTAGTTGGTTGTGAGAGTGAAGAGGAAGGTGACTCGTCGTCGCAGAAAAGCCCAAACAAGGCTAAAACTTTCTCTCCAAAAGTGAAGAAACCTTTCCCTCCCCCAACCCATCGTCAGGCAAGTGTCTCTCATCAATccataaaagtgaaatcccaGCAAGATGATACGCTTCCCTCCGGTTCCATACTATTCCCAGCACCCAATTACCGACCCATGCGGTCTCAATATCAGACCTGACCGATTCATTGATTTCAGTACTGGGCATCCCAGAGCCTCTGAAAATCAAAATCACAATAGCGCGTCCTTTAATACAAAGCGCCCTAAAGCAATGGCTTGACTGAGTACGTTAGTACAATTGGACAACTAATGCTGCAATCGAAATGTAGAAGTTTTCTTGGAAAAATTGACCTTTTAAAAACCCTGGTCAGCAagcacaattttaattaacttttacTTCTGTCAACCGACTGGAACTAAACTCCGGTGAAGCAACTAGGGTTTCAGGACCTTTGACGCGTGAAAGTGCGATAGACCTGTCTCAATGTTCAGTGTTGCTTGCTCTGGATACTACGTGGAAGGTTGTTCAAGTTACCGACAGCAACGATCATTTGCCGATTTCGATAGTCATCACCATCTGGATGATGATGCTCCTGTCAAAGAACATCAACGGTGAACTAGTGCCAGCTTCGCTGTCATCTGTAAACTCCAATTATAACTCACTATTGGAATATCAATTCGTGGAATGTATAAATGAGTGTTCCCATGCAGCTCAAACAAGGGGACCCCATCAAACAAGGTCCTTTAGCAAAACTTTAGCAAACAagcttaaaaacaaaaaaaggagacTTTTGCCGGAAATATGTTGAAAGTCTCCCTCCTGCCACTTTGTCCTAAACGAACAGTTTAAAGCATTGGAACGAACATGCAGAAATCagctaaaagcaaaaaaaggagaCTTTTGGCAGAAATATGTTGAAAGTGTCCCTCCTGCCactttgtttcgttcgcttgtgatataaagaaaaaaggatgCGAAATAGAACAATCACCAACGAAAACGAACACTTTTCGGAAGATTGCTTCTTTCTATTTGCTGAAAAAGTCCATCCAGATTTCGTTCCTGCGCAAAAATTTGAACAACGTGCGCCTTGCAGTGATGCTTGCATTCACTCACCCTTCAGTGTGGTAGAGCTCTCACTAGCTCGACTTTCTTGCAAAAATTCTTCTCCAGGTCTGGACAATGTTACAAGCAAGTTTCATCAAAATATGCAAGACGTGGCGAAGAAATGATTATTGAGTATGTTTGACAAGATGTTGGAACTCAATGTCGTCCCGCTTAAGGAGAATGGAGCGAATTGGCAAAACGACATCAGGGCACGGGTCATATAGACCTACATCTTTGCTTTCATGTTTACGCAAACTATTCGAAACGATGATCCTTTTTGGAACTGATTGGAATCCAACGGACTGTTTCCCGTGCACAGTTTGGCTTGCGCAAAGGTATGGATACAAACGATTGCTTAGCGCTGCTTGTCACTGAAATAGAGTTGTCACATACCCACGAAGAGATTTGGCCTCTGTATTTATGGATATCAATGGGGCGTTTGACTCAGCATCTATAAACATACTGGGTCAAAAACTTCAATACACGGGTATAAGTCCAAGATTGAGCACCTACTTTTGCAACCTCCTTTCCGAAAAAGACAAAGAATTTCGATAATAGTCTGGTTCAAACAAGACGGTTTGCATGACTATTTACATGGGTGGGCAAATAACCTAGGTATTGAATTTCTCCAGAGAAAACTcaaatgcttgttttttcgtATCAATACAACACTCCGCAAAAAAAGGCTTGCCCACTTGTATAAACCTAAATTTTACATAATATTATATGGGAATAAGATCTCAATTGCcttttaaacttttaaatGCTTAGGCTTTTGGTTTGACAGTAAAAATGTGTGAAGGTCACATGTAGAACAATTAGCAATAActtgtaccaaaaaaaaaacagtttcctCGGAACAGTCACAGACTTCTGGTGGGCGTTAACTCATTCGATCTCCCACGGCTGTATCTTGTCACGACAACGATCTTTTTCGTCTTGGAATACGGATGTCTGCTTCCATTGGGCAGCCAAAGTcacatattttaaaacttcaacgtattcaatttaattatttatgaattGCGCTGGGCAATCTATAGTACACTCACACTCATACTACATAATCACTTCTAATCCTGTAGTGATTGTTAATTAAGCTAAAAGTCCTTGGTCTTCCTGTTAAAGTGCTGGTCTGAATGCGGTCCTACCTTTGCGACCGATCGTACCAGGTAAAAATGGGAACCTTCGAGGTGCATCAACGATTCCGAGGTGCATCAACGCTACTTCCGGGGTACCGTAAGGAAGCAACCTTGGTCCGCTCCTCTTTGTGATCTACTTCAACGACGTGTCGCAAGTGCTTCTACCACCTGCTGTATGCCGATGACGCGAAGCTGGTTTTCCCGATCCGCACACAAGCAGACCAATCGCTTCTTCAGACGACTCTGTGCGTGTTCCAGTCCTGGTGCTCCACGAATGGCTTAGAGCTTTGCGCTGACAAATGTGTTGTAAAAACATTCGCCAGAATACGCAGCCCACTGTTATTCGAGTACCCCACTAACGGATCTGTCCTTGTACGCCAAAGCTGTGTCAGGAACGTTGGAGTGCTCCTTGATGCTAAGTTGAGCTTCCACGACCAGCTAGAGCACATCGCCATCACTAAGGGCAACCAGCTAATTGGCCTGCTGAAGAAGTTAGCGCGCGACATTACTGATCCGATCTGTACTAAAGCGATCTACTGTTTCTTAGTACGTACGGTGATGGATTATGCATCTGTGGTGTGCTGGCCTACGGCTGCGCGTCCGCTGGCCCGTCTGGAGTCCATCCAGCGCAAGTTTACGCGGTTTGCTCTGCGCACCTGGAGCTTTCAAGTTGACTACGTATGACGCTGAGCGTTACTTGGCCTGGAGTCGCTGAAACAGCGAAACTGTAACGCGCAGAGATTATTTGTCGCAGGGCTACTTGACCATCGGATTGACTCGCCGGCACTGCTGTACGGCCTCAACATCTACGTTCCGGCGAGATCAGTCCGTGTAAGGCTGTTACTTGACGTAGAGGAATGTCGTAGTCGTTTTGGCTCCTCTGATCAATTTTTGACCATGTGCAGTGAATTCAACGTTGTTTGTGATCGTTTCGAACCTGACTTGCCGCGTCTCTTATTCTTAAATTGTAGACGTTATGTGCGACCAACTACGTGTTAACTATACATGTATATTTAAGCTTCAAAGGGGCCATATGAGGCacattgaatgaatgaaataaattaacaaattgaTGTAACGCTATTAGCGCTACAAGGAAAAATCGTAATATTAATTGTAATTAATACCAAGCTTGACACTATGTCTTAACGACCTTAGTtcattttaacaataattaatcCTCTATTCTGAAATTCTTAACATTAGAACTCTCAAGTGatttaagcgtttttcattgatgatcactttataaacaatttcgaTGTCCTGGATAATGCATTAAGACGTTTTTGAGTGCATACTACAGAAAAGATATGTAAAAATCATGCATCAGctatggtagaattgttttactgcaaaaaaataatgtaatgaATAAGAAGCGTTCCAGACAAAATGACTGGGCCTGTTCAAGTGTTAATAATTACGTCttcttttattaaataatgcaATATTCGATACGATAGGCCGATagaccgatccaaaatcccatccggaccaaacctccatacgcaggactgactttGGGGCtacaagtaaataaaatatcaaagAAGCAATAGTTGGCAAgactagacctcttgaggttgttgtgtcgattaaGAAGAAGATTCTAGGCATCCGACAAGCTAAAACTTATTTAACAATGTTTCATGGGATATACTGTCCAAGGTCCAGCTTTCAAATATACATAATTCCAAATACTAAAAAACGTTCGTGGTCTCCTTTGAAAGCTTCggtaatattaaattatttaaaaaatcttcaacCGGCAGCGATCGACAGCAATCTGTAAAGCTTGCTTAAACCATCCATCAGAGGACATTGATGCATTCGTAATCATTCATAAGTACTGGTACTTTACCAAATTACCTAATCTGTTGCAACGTGTAGCAAGTAAGTGATTATATGTTTCtggaaaatatcaaaatgtatGAGAAGCTCAATAGAGTTGCAAGCTTCAAATGTACGACattgaatgatatttttaaatgttcttATGATTAATGGAATTTTTCTAGATAATCAAAAGCTAGCTGCAGCCAATcctgattttttattttgttttatatgtgCTTAAAACAAATCTACTAGATAAAGGCACATGTCTCACGCATACCCATTGCTATGATGCGTGATTATGGCTCGCAtttctaaacaatttttctAGCAGTTTTGAACATAACATGTTTATAATATGTTTATGGATGTTTATAATAATAACTTGTCTAAACAAGTGATCGACATCGAGAGGAGCAAATCTTCACTGGCCATTTTGAGAAATACTGAAGATGCCACAAATAAAATCTTTGCCATTTATTGCCCATTTACGCTGAGCGACAGCTGGAGCAGCTATGACTTAGTTGGTGCTCATGCTATGAGCAAAATCTATTTTAAGTCAACGGCACGAAATATAAAACGTACCAGAAATTACCTACCCATCTAGGGAGAAGAATTGTTTCATCTTCTTCCGCAGGGTTGCTTATTATTGCTCTAGCTCATCAAAGCTAGCCATAACTGAGTACGCAATCGTATTTTCACACGTACGCGTTTAGAACGCTCACTCTTAGCCAGTAATTATTTCGGGAGCATACATTTTCGACCCGTCAAATATCAAATGATCGAAATTTACGATTTATTGAGTAACGCCTTCCACTGTTCTAACCAGTCGCGCACGCGCTCCACATTAGCATCTAGGTCCTGCTTTGTATCGCTAGTTAGCTCGAAAACTATGTCTTTCCGATAGGCGTCCCTAGCTTCATCCAGTGGAATCTGGAAGATTTCGCACTCCATGTTCGATTTAATCTTGCGATCGTTGTACTCACGCGCCTGCAACCGATCGTAAAGCAAAGCGGTTGAACAACGTACGACAAACACGGCCGCAAACCAGCGCTCCGGGAAAAAGTCAGAACTGTGGTATTCTACCACACAACCGCCCTGTTTCATCAGCGGTTCTAGATAGTCCAGCAATCGGTCCTCATCCAATACCGGACATTCGAATTCCTCGTCGTACTCCTcaacaaatttgtttacacTCACGATTTCGCTTACGTTTTGCCACTGGAAGCCGAGCGTTTTGGTTAGCTGCTGACATAGTTCCGATTTTCCTGTGCCTGGGGTACCTGCCAAAATAGAGACCCATAAAATATCGTATCTGCCTGATGGGTATCCAGGGACGGAAACGCATTACATACCCGTTACCAAAATGTTTGGCAGTACCATCATCCAAGAGGGCTTACCGTTTAGACGCTTCCTTCACTTATATTACGCGCAGCACCAAGCAACTACAGCACATTTCACAAGTGCCAAACTGTTCCTCCGTTGATTTTCGGTCGTTTTGTAAGCAACAAGCCAATAAATGCGGTTAAACTTAATGCAGCACAATACACCTTTCCCTGAATTTGCAAGGACTTTGAATCCGTATTCTGAACAGGCGGAAAATAACCCAAGCAACTGGTCTAGCATTTGACATTTTACCGCGTGTGCGAGCTGTCACGGAAGGTACAGGGGTTTCAGATAGCGTTTTCGTTTGCCCATCGCCAATTGAAGCAGCAAAAACCTTTTTGGGGGAATTTGACGAAAAATGTATCCTTATATTATTTCATATGATAGCAACTGCAATATGAACCGAAACAATCATTATATGGGATCCATTATCACTGCTTGTGTTAATGTTGATTGAGTCGAATCGGTGATTTTTCAACTGCCTACaaatttcctttcgtttcgttatGTGTGACTGTCGTCTGTCACGCGTTGCACGCACAGAAATGTTAGTTGAGATCTATCTTCCTCAATCAGCAGTCAAagtagaacaaacaaacgcattcAATCGTAAACACGTTGTAGCAAAGATCCATGCCCTTACGGTGCTGTTCTCAACAACTGTTTAAGTTCCTATCGCTGATAGTAATACattttagtagtttagttttAGCTGTTTAGCTTTTAGAATGCAACCATTCAATTGATTATCGTTCTTTTATGCAGAGgtaaatttgttgaaaaatgtagatacacaATTATTTACACGTGTGCTGGTATCTCGTATCGCATATCTGACTTTCAAGTTTGTCGATAATGCATGAAACACATTCCTCGAAAAAGATACCACATAGTAGCAATTCTAAATACCTACTGGCTATCTGTGTCTTCATCTAGCCGATAAGTTCAACACTTGGAGAGCATGGCAAAGCTGGGGATTTAACCCAAAAAGGAGTTTATCGTTCAAGCATACAGACTACATTATAAAAATGATCCAAGAAGACAGAATCTTAAGAAATATTCACCATTACCACACTCTACTTTGTATGCTGTATTTTCAAACGTTGTAAAATAACAAGCAAGAAAAATAACGTACTTTTTCGGAACAGCATACCGGGAAAAGGCCTTTATCCTCGTGTCTGTAGTGTTTTATCAGACAGCTTAACATAACACGTGCGAGTTCAAATAAAATTGGATAAATTGTTTGCTGCCTAGGTTTAAATCAATACTTCAAAATACAAACGGATATTAGATGCGATGTTCTGTACTTCAAACCAGACAAATAGGCATTCTTCTTTGCAAAATAGGTTATTTGAATAATATATGGTTTCGATGCTTTAGCCCTATCTACATTCCAAAGTTCATAAATCGCTAACACTGTTTCCTAATCaccgttttttcttcaaacatatACACTACTCTTCATACGGTTAGCAATTACCATCGAGTTTCAATTGGTTTAACATCTGTTCAAACACGCGCTGATTATGAAATCCTACACGTACATCACTCTATCTCGCTGTCCCACAGTGCTTGAGGCTTtgaattgtttaatttctttcattaTGCAGCGTTCTGAATCATGTTGCGTTAGGTTTatagataatttattgtagCATACTGTTGAAGACTGTATTAGTAATGAACTAAATAATGCTTCGGTAGTGAAGTGGCCCATACGATACCGATTGAATCTACCACGCAACACTAAGATAGCTATTTGGCAATGGAATAGTatcgtttccgttttccaaAACATAATTCCGTGGATACAAGAACTAAACATGAGCGAATAACAAAGCACAACGGTAACAAATATAATGAACAAAAGTACATTTGGTCAGCTTTGAACACTACGAATGGGTGAAATATACTTCGTGTTCGTAAAATGCGAGATTTTTGGAATTTCTTTGATTTTGCATAACCGAATcatgataaattatttcagttattttttgttaacaaaTGACGCAGGGAAATGTGTTATATGATTGTTACAATAATTACAAGAAATGTATATAAAATAAcatattaaaaatgcattacgCTCACTTACGAACTTATCAAAGTTACAATATCCAGTCATGTTTTCAAATCGATAAACAAACCGCAGCTTGCTTAAAACAGTAGAAACTGTTTAAAAAGAATTTGTCGATAGTTTTCAGTTTTCCGATATTTATTGAATGTATCTCTTGCATGCTAAACTGTGCTAATAGTTTGttaaaggttttgttttttaatgttcttcCTACATATCGTATGCAATCTTTAGCATTATGTCCTCCACACTTAACATTTTCTCATCTAAGCCTAGaaatacacaaatacacaAGTAGCAGGAAGAGTGTAGCTCGAGAACAGCCACATAACGGAAAAGTAAGAATGGTTAGCAgggatgtaaaaataaaattaaagtcGCGCAGTTACCGCCTTAGTGTCCCTCAGAAGACATTTAACATGTTCTGCTTATTTTGTCTGTTGGCtggtaatgttttgttttataaccGTAACTAAATTCACTGGCGCAACTGCTCTGATTTTCCCTCGCGTTGTATTAATGCAAGTTCAATTGTAAATGTATTGTATTGATGTCGTTGCCGAGGCGTCAGCCTTGCCCGAAAGGAATTGCTC
This Anopheles marshallii chromosome 3, idAnoMarsDA_429_01, whole genome shotgun sequence DNA region includes the following protein-coding sequences:
- the LOC128712602 gene encoding uncharacterized protein LOC128712602, which produces MAKNLTLPAPLDHHYCRSPGPSSVLVDKHITSSEMEEQNETEGCQSPLRSLSSIGDRITTLDDVEANLYALTKLVTNVAAEVRLIFNVVCGGSDTVQRSLEFSRIENEEAFKEFDDKLRNNSIYMAEIVTKFLHLLKLVNDIDRRLCIMLDLVFDRAFLTLCSWTGAGIGRSKICFKEFEHVICLFKIVGGNSFIRVTDELIKSFFQKKLNNGKSRLIQMETSEASRKRKILE
- the LOC128714315 gene encoding adenylate kinase isoenzyme 6 homolog, with protein sequence MMVLPNILVTGTPGTGKSELCQQLTKTLGFQWQNVSEIVSVNKFVEEYDEEFECPVLDEDRLLDYLEPLMKQGGCVVEYHSSDFFPERWFAAVFVVRCSTALLYDRLQAREYNDRKIKSNMECEIFQIPLDEARDAYRKDIVFELTSDTKQDLDANVERVRDWLEQWKALLNKS